One Xiphophorus maculatus strain JP 163 A chromosome 9, X_maculatus-5.0-male, whole genome shotgun sequence DNA segment encodes these proteins:
- the LOC102220041 gene encoding desmoglein-2-like, which translates to MAALFSPEVKLILFTVLFLIISADAKEKGLKTLKRAKREWILPPAKLKENHNYTHLEFIAKIRSDRDKQRRVEYSLTGAGADKPPFNLFVVDHNTGFIRITDILDREKYPSYNLTGIAKFKDGISAEENIPLTVTVLDENDNPPYFVLHKGNVTEASTEGTFVMQIEGKDDDEAGTINSEIVYTIISQEPAGKGHMFTIDKKTGKLFVKEPTLDREAYDFYKLVVKGTDMGGAPSGKTGTGTVEIKVTDINDNIPTLEKSEYAGSVDENVADVVVMRIKALDKDLPHTNNWLTVFTIAQGNEDNLFSIETDKETNEGILKLIKPVDFEEVQNLELGLIIENVAPFVEGGPIKMDVDVQVGEGGPLAAGAAAGAGAGAGVGVGAGVDLGVDLGLDVGLDADLGVDAGLDAGLDVGLDVGLDVGLDAGLDAGLDAGLDAGLKPQGGAGPGVGLKPAVGPGVGVGLKPGIKPGLKPGPRPGSKPKPKAPGKSYPIKIAVNNVPEGPAFRPDTKKVPVSEDPNEAPADGVITSFPAVDPDTGKVADDVSYAKAYDPDNWFTVDEETAEIKLNKQPDRESPFLVNGTYIAKILAISKDMPAKTATGTIAIQVTDSNDHCPTLTTTYTSLCSDKKTVYVTAFDEDVSPNAAPFTFQIIPEGTRGNWEIEVINDTTAALHSAKALWPGRYELQVEVKDAQGLSCKEERVFTVDVCTCVGKEDCRSKASRGEARSSDFSRRAIGPIVTALFLLMLIPLLLVFCQCGGANTIFSDQFSDLPFDTKEHLINYQTECIGEDKDVPVHLMPVMYGTQQKTEAAPGPNFNTSSSAAFTETLKNETYYESDQIFQPTSTKMVDTDIDYRVSTEFYNPSNEIDSFSRKTQSIHQIGCFEDIALPDVFLNDYFSQKSTITVPSADILLEYDFEGKGSSAGSVGSCSILEPDNDLNFLTDLEPKFRTLAEICSPPTLTSKAMVIQKASGSVKTTTDITEPVFKPKFNHEIQAKHVDDKAEKVVSSAKVVQSHVSTTTKESTTKQLTTTTLPHSTSTNISHSAKLSYPAQTVVLQQPPVYYTASPVLQPMHYIVQPNVQNTFVLEDGTHANTFPGLYVINDPKSMSGLVYGRTQSSLSGLVIQDTEGPKSPISPVSPTGSLRTTVLLPSPTFSQGCVEGSTLYGQNLGGNYVLLKDEVQEWGPGSPQGILPGDAILVKKAAPPQGVLGLAAQENVCICSFCYFLVKKANGGGGVIVTGGISFGSFSVLKYLTKQQRMWIWLNKVKVDELNFNIFQRSCQLNQAIPSSCVLSYRQELSIEVQNNTIIFYPYKRKTAKADKEIIKKKLPKKKNLQEIIMFKIVANSCIKHQKYLYLECIYFFIIFLYRLQFQFIHIEILFNESTKKSEPRMVVAV; encoded by the exons CTAACAGGCATTGCTAAATTCAAGGATGGAATTTCAGCGGAGGAAAACATTCCCCTGACTGTTACTGTACTGGATGAAAATGATAATCCCCCTTATTTTGTTCTCCACAAAGGCAATGTCACAGAGGCAAGCACAGAAG GAACATTTGTTATGCAAATCGAAGGTAAGGATGATGATGAGGCTGGAACAATAAATTCAGAGATCGTCTACACCATTATCAGTCAAGAACCGGCTGGCAAAGGTCACATGTTCACTATAGACAAAAAGACAGGGAAATTATTTGTTAAAGAGCCCACTCTGGACAGAGAG gcATATGATTTCTACAAGCTCGTTGTTAAAGGAACTGATATGGGAGGTGCACCATCAGGGAAAACAGGGACAGGAACTGTGGAAATCAAAGTCACAGATATCAATGACAACATCCCCACTCTAGAAAAATCAGAg TACGCCGGCTCTGTGGATGAAAATGTTGCTGATGTTGTTGTGATGAGAATCAAAGCTTTGGACAAAGACCTTCCACACACAAATAACTGGCTGACTGTATTTACCATTGCCCAAGGAAATGAGGATAACCTGTTTTCCATTGAAACGGACAAAGAAACCAACGAGGGTATCCTAAAGCTGATCAAG CCAGTGGATTTTGAAGAAGTACAGAATCTTGAGCTGGGCCTTATCATTGAAAATGTAGCTCCTTTTGTAGAAGGTGGCCCCATAAAAATGGATGTGGATGTTCAGGTTGGAGAGGGGGGTCCTCTGGCTGCTGGAGCAGCTGCCGGAGCCGGAGCCGGAGCCGGAGTCGGAGTTGGAGCTGGTGTGGATTTAGGAGTAGACCTCGGGCTAGATGTGGGCTTGGATGCTGATCTAGGTGTAGATGCAGGTCTGGATGCAGGACTGGATGTAGGTCTGGATGTAGGTCTGGATGTAGGTCTGGATGCAGGACTGGATGCAGGACTGGATGCAGGACTGGATGCAGGACTTAAACCACAGGGAGGAGCTGGGCCTGGAGTTGGACTTAAGCCTGCTGTTGGACCTGGAGTTGGTGTGGGGCTTAAGCCAGGTATTAAACCCGGTCTCAAGCCAGGGCCAAGACCAGGATCCAAGCCTAAGCCAAAAGCACCAGGAAAAAGCTATCCTATAAAAATAGCTGTAAATAATGTGCCAGAGGGTCCAGCATTTAGACCTGACACCAAGAAAGTACCTGTATCTGAGGATCCAAATGAGGCACCAGCAGACGGTGTGATTACTTCGTTCCCAGCAGTTGATCCAGATACTGGAAAAGTAGCTGATGATGTCAG CTATGCCAAAGCTTATGATCCAGATAACTGGTTTACTGTTGATGAAGAGACAGCGGAAATTAAACTCAACAAACAACCAGACCGAGAGTCACCCTTCTTAGTGAATGGTACCTATATTGCCAAAATTTTGGCAATATCAAAAG ACATGCCAGCAAAGACAGCCACTGGAACAATAGCCATTCAAGTCACTGACTCCAATGACCACTGTCCCACTTTGACCACTACTTACACCAGTCTATGCTCTGATAAGAAGACTGTGTATGTTACTGCATTTGATGAAGATGTCAGTCCAAATGCTGCTCCATTCACTTTTCAAATTATACCAGAAGGTACTCGAGGCAACTGGGAAATAGAAGTCATCAATg ATACAACAGCTGCTCTTCATTCAGCCAAAGCACTGTGGCCTGGCAGATATGAACTCCAAGTAGAGGTGAAAGATGCTCAGGGTCTGTCCTGCAAAGAGGAACGGGTGTTTACTGTGGATGTCTGTACCTGTGTGGGAAAAGAAGACTGCAGATCAAAGGCATCGAGGGGAGAAGCCCGTTCATCTGACTTTTCTAGACGTGCCATTGGTCCAATCGTAACAGCTTTGTTCTTATTGATGT TGATCCCtctgctgctggtgttttgTCAGTGTGGAGGGGCAAACACCATCTTCTCAGACCAGTTTAGTGATCTGCCATTTGACACTAAAGAGCACCTAATAAACTACCAAACTGAATGCATAGGAGAGGATAAG gaTGTTCCTGTTCATTTGATGCCTGTCATGTATGGTACCCAACAAAAAACTGAGGCAGCACCAGGACCAAATTTCAATACTAGTTCTTCAGCAGCATTCACAGAAACACTTAAGAACGAAACCTACTATGAATCGGACCAAATATTTCAGCCGACCTCCACAAAGATGGTGGACACTGACATAGACTACAGGGTTTCAACTGAGTTTTACAATCCAAGCAATGAAATTGACTCATTCAGCCGAAAAACACAGAGTATTCATCAAATAGGTTGCTTTGAGGACATAGCCCTTCCTGATGTTTTTCTCAATGATTACTTCTCCCAG AAATCTACAATTACAGTGCCATCTGCAGACATCCTCTTGGAATATGACTTTGAGGGCAAGGGCTCCTCTGCTGGTTCAGTGGGGAGCTGCAGCATCTTAGAACCTGACAATGACCTGAACTTTCTCACTGACCTTGAACCAAAGTTCAGGACACTTGCTGAGATCTGTTCGCCTCCTACACTAACATCAAAAGCAATGGTGATACAAAAGGCATCGGGATCTGTCAAAACCACCACTGATATCACAGAGCCTGTCTTTAAACCTAAATTTAACCATGAAATTCAGGCAAAGCATGTTGATGATAAAGCTGAAAAGGTAGTATCATCTGCAAAGGTTGTTCAATCTCATGTCAGTACAACAACCAAAGAGTCAACAACCAAACAGTTGACAACCACAACTCTCCCTCACTCCACTAGTACTAACATTAGTCATTCTGCTAAACTTTCTTATCCAGCTCAGACAGTTGTTTTACAGCAGCCACCAGTTTACTACACCGCTAGCCCTGTACTGCAACCAATGCATTACATAGTTCAACCTAATGTACAGAACACATTTGTGCTGGAGGATGGAACCCATGCAAACACGTTTCCAGGCCTCTATGTTATCAATGATCCAAAGAGTATGTCTGGATTGGTTTATGGAAGAACCCAAAGCTCCCTTTCAGGGCTTGTTATCCAGGACACTGAGGGCCCTAAAAGTCCTATAAGTCCTGTTAGCCCCACAGGTTCACTCCGAACCACTGTCTTATTGCCTAGTCCAACTTTCTCCCAGGGCTGTGTGGAAGGCTCTACATTATATGGGCAAAATCTTGGTGGAAATTATGTGTTACTCAAGGATGAGGTACAGGAGTGGGGCCCAGGTTCACCTCAAGGCATTTTGCCTGGAGATGCTATCCTGGTAAAAAAGGCTGCTCCCCCTCAGGGGGTTTTAGGTTTGGCAGCCCAGGAGAATGTGTGTATTTGTtcgttttgttattttttagttaAGAAGGCtaatggtggtggtggtgttattgtgacaggggGGATAAGCTTTGGGTCTTTCAGTGTTTTGAAATATCTCACTAAGCAGCAAAGAATGTGGATTTGGttgaataaagtaaaagttgatgaattaaattttaacattttccaaagaAGCTGTCAGCTTAACCAAGCAATTCCTTCCTCTTGTGTCCTATCATATAGACAAGAGCTGTCAATAGAAGTCCAAAACAATACCATTATTTTTTATCCGTATAAGAGAAAGACTGCTAAAgcagataaagaaataattaaaaagaagttGCCAAAAAAGAAGAATCTTCAAGAGATAATCATGTTTAAAATTGTTGCTAATTCTTGTATAAAGCATCAGAAATATCTTTATTtagaatgcatttattttttcattatatttcttTACAGGTTGCAATTTCAATTTATAcatattgagattttatttaatgaatctacaaaaaaatctgaacctAGAATGGTGGTGGCAGTCTAG